AAAGAAGCCGCCGCCTCCCCCCAAAACGATACAGGGTGTAGAAGGATCAGGTGTTACTGTTACTCTTGCGGGCGAAGAGTGGTTTTGTTTGGAAATCAAGTCTAAGGATTTGTTCACCAACTTCACGTTTCAAGTAAATGGCACTAAGGAGCCTATCAGCCATCAGCTCGTTACCATCCATAACCTTCTGGAAGGAAGACGATCTTCGTGATGTGGTTGAATTCATCCAGAAAATGCTTGATGAACATGGTAAGGGCTCGGCCAAGACCGAAGGGCGTTGAGCGTGTGTTGCGGGGGCTAGGTGTTCCGATTAGACCGGGGAGGGGTTTCATCAGCCTCCAAGCCTGTATGGAAAGGTGATCGGTTCACCGAAGGGGCCAAGGTTCCATTTCTTGACTCCGCCCCCCACACCCTCTGAGTACACCGAAAAGCCGGGGCATGGGAAACCGTATTTCGGCGTTCTTGTTTCGTACCTATGGAGCGGCGTATCGTTGTCGGCTAAGGAGGTGATACATGACGGACAAGCGTGATGAGGATTCGGAAGGCGCGGCGGCACCAGAATCCGATGTGGAAGTGAAGGCGCTAGAGGAAGCGTGGGATGCGCTAGAGGAAGAACCTTCGGAAGCACCAGGCTCGAGGGCGCGACAGCGCGCAAGCTGGCTAAGGCGCTGTTCAATTTTGGTCGGAAGCCTTAGATGACGCCGGGTGAGGCGGCGGGGTACGTCACGGGCGCGGTCTTGATCTTCGTGGGACTCGGGTTTTTGGTTCGCTTTATTGCCGGGAAGCTTGGTGCTAAGGACCGGTCCATCGCGGTGATTCTAGTCTTGTCAGCGTGGGCGGCGGTTTATTACTTTCCCGAGATTGAAGACCCCACTGCACCTGTTCTTCCGGCGGTTTCGGGAGACACGCCCGCTACTCATCCAGCTTGTCAAGCTCGTGACGATATCCTTGGAGAAATTGAGCAAGGGCGTGTGCAGTTGGAGGAGCTTAATGCCAGATTTGACAGGGAGACTTCAGCCCGAGATATCGTTACAGTCGGTAGGGTTGAACAGTTCATGCTAGCCGACCGGGTAGCTTGGGACGCTGGATGTACCGAGTGTGCTGATCTAACGCGGTTTCGAGAGGCTTGGGACGTCCTGCTTGAAACGGTGGGCGGTAGTTTCGAGGGGGTGTCCTATCGCGATCTCGAAAGGATGGGCGGTCCGGCGCTTGACATTATGCGGCGGGAAATGGTTGCAGTCGCTCGGGCTTGTGCGGGCGATAGGTTGGAGGTAGGGGTCGAGGATGATCCCGGTTCATGAGTTTCCCGTCAACTCAAGTATGTAGTCCCCATTGCAAAAGATCGGCGGAGACGGCGTTAGTCCCTCTTTAGTTTCTGGCAACGGTCAGGTGATCTCGATGACAACCCACAAGAAACAGTCATCGTAAGTGGCTATGGTACGTCGAGTCTCCGACCGAGGAGGGCCTCGATCCCCGCGACCGCCGCCTCGTAATCGAACCGACCCCTCACAAGATCGACCTCCGCCTGCGTGAGCGTGATCTGCGCGTCCTGGAGTTCGAGAATCGTCGCGAGGCCGAGCTGGTAGCGCTCCTGCACGACCCGGAGGCTCTCTTCGCTGAGCTCGACGTTTCGCTCCGCCAGGTCGACGCTCGCGAGTGCCGACTGCGCCGTAGCGTATCGCGCGTCGAGCAGCGAACTGAGATTGAGTCGCGCCGCCCGCTCGTTTTGCCGGGCTTGGTCGGCGGTGGCGCGCGCGCGGAACAACTGCGTCTCGCGCTGGAAGCCATTGAAGAGGGGATAGCTGCCGGAGAGCCCGACGGACCACGAGCGGTTGGAGGGTGGGAACTCCTGGTTCGCCCACCCGTAGCCGGCGCCGACCGAGATCGTGGGAAGGTAGCTGGAGCGCGCGCCCGAAACGGCCGCCTCGGCAGCTTCGACGGCCAGGGAGGCCGCCTCCAGAGCGGGCGCCGTCAGATCGGCCATCGCGAACAACTCATCGCGGGTAAAGGGGATTGCGGCCATCGCGAGTTCCGCCTCAGCGGTCGGCCCCACGAGGGTCTCGGAGCCGATGACCTCGGTGAGTTCGAACGTCCGCGTGCGCGCGTTGTTCTGCGCGGTCAGCAGCGCGAGCTGCGCGTTGTTGAGGTCGACCTGCGAGCGGAGGGAGTCCGAGCGCGTCGCCCGTCCCAGCTCCAACTGCTGTCTGACGAACTCGAGCTGGTCCGCCTGCCGCTGGACGCGACGTTCCTCCACGGCCACGAGCTCGCGTGTGGCCACGGCCGCCGCGTAGGCCTGCTTCACCTGCTGGATGACCTGGAATTCGGCTTCGCGATAGCGGGCGTTCTGCTCGACGACCCCGAGCCGGGCGCTCTTAAGATTCGTGAAACGACCCCATCCGTCGAACAGCGTGTAATTTGCCTGGAGCCTCGTAGAGTAGCTCGTCGCGACGATCCCCTGGCTGAGCGCGTCGAGACGACCGGTGGACGAGTTCGAGTAGCTGAAAAACGCACTCACCCCCGGGAGGAGCGCCCCGTAAGCGCTCAGCCGGTTGTGCTCGGCCATCTCGATCGCGGAGTAGGCCTGGAGCAGCCCGGGGTTGCGGCGCAGCGCGATCTCGACCGCTTCATCGACCGTGATCTGGCGGACGTTGTCGCTCGCCTGCACCTGCGCCTCGGCCATCCGGGGCGACGCTGCCGCAAGCAGAGCCACCGGCAGCAGGACACCCCCCCATCGACGAAGACCGGCGCTCGGCCGGCCTCCGCACCCTGATCTATGTCGAATGGTCATCGTTTCCTCGCCCCCTCAGGGGCTGATTTGACGTCTCTCGGTTGTCAGTCGTTTCGCTGCGGGTCGTCGCGCTCCTGCGACCCCCGTTCACCGCCGCGCTCTCGCCCGTCGCCGTAGCGCTGCCGCAGCAACTCCCGATAGTCCTCACCCTGCTCCTCCGTCAGCACCGACTCGATCTGAGTCCGGACCGAGTCCAGCAGCGCCCGGTATTGCGGCTGAACCGCCTCGCGCAGCGCCCGCGCCTCGTCGCGGTAGTGGTCGAGGAAGCCCTCGATCCGCGACCGCTGCTCGGCCGTAAGGCCCAGTTCATCGGCAAACTGCTCGATTGCGGTCTGCCGCCCCCTCGATCGGTCATCGCGCTCCCGCGTGTCCGCAGAGCTGGCCTCCGCCACCGGCTCCTGCTCTTCCGCGCCGGCGAACAGATCGAGGCGGTCCGCCGCGACGCCGACTGCGGCGCCCGTCGCGAAGACGAGCGTCAGGAGCAGCGTCGCCCGGAATCTTGAAGTGTCCATACGCACCCGGTTCGTATCGCGTTTCAGCGAGTTACGGATTGATGAGCGCGGCCGTCAGCACCGCGTCGCGACTCGGCTCGATGAGGTCGATGAGCAGCGCGGGCGGGGCTTCGGCGTCCGGCGCCAGCGAGCGCACCAGCCCGACCGGCTCCTGATCCACGTCCGCGGCGAACTCGGGGGCGTCCGGCAGGGAGCTGCGATACAGCAGAACGCCGGCCGCGACGAGCAGCCCGGCGGCCAACGGCGCGAGCGCCGCGGACCAGCTCGCCGTCACGTCGAGCCACGAGAGCGGCCGCCGCTCGAACAGCGCTTCCGCCGCCGCCATCACGTTCCGGCGCAGGCGGCGTCGCGTGAGTTCGTCGGGCCGCAGGGGCTCGAGATACCCGGCCCACGCGGGCCCGCGCCCGCCGTTCCGACCCTGATCTCTCCTA
The sequence above is a segment of the Candidatus Palauibacter scopulicola genome. Coding sequences within it:
- a CDS encoding TolC family protein, translating into MALLAAASPRMAEAQVQASDNVRQITVDEAVEIALRRNPGLLQAYSAIEMAEHNRLSAYGALLPGVSAFFSYSNSSTGRLDALSQGIVATSYSTRLQANYTLFDGWGRFTNLKSARLGVVEQNARYREAEFQVIQQVKQAYAAAVATRELVAVEERRVQRQADQLEFVRQQLELGRATRSDSLRSQVDLNNAQLALLTAQNNARTRTFELTEVIGSETLVGPTAEAELAMAAIPFTRDELFAMADLTAPALEAASLAVEAAEAAVSGARSSYLPTISVGAGYGWANQEFPPSNRSWSVGLSGSYPLFNGFQRETQLFRARATADQARQNERAARLNLSSLLDARYATAQSALASVDLAERNVELSEESLRVVQERYQLGLATILELQDAQITLTQAEVDLVRGRFDYEAAVAGIEALLGRRLDVP